The Enterobacter asburiae genome window below encodes:
- a CDS encoding TatD family hydrolase: MTLRFVDTHCHFDFPPFTGDEAHSIAKAAEAGVQAIIMPSVEAAYFSRVMDLSMRYPALYAALGLHPIVIERHLDEHIERLDELLQTAGDKLVAIGEIGLDLYREDPQFERQQTILDAQLRLAKRHDLPVILHSRRTHDKLAMHLKRIDLPRRGVVHGFSGSLQQAQRFIELGYKIGVGGTITYPRASKTRDVMAQLPLSALLLETDAPDMPLNGFQGQPNRPEQAARVFTTLCELRKEPEEVIADALLENTRSVFGITL, from the coding sequence GTGACGCTCCGCTTTGTCGATACCCACTGCCACTTTGATTTCCCGCCGTTTACGGGGGATGAAGCGCACAGCATTGCCAAAGCTGCCGAGGCAGGCGTTCAGGCCATCATTATGCCGTCAGTGGAAGCGGCCTATTTTTCCCGGGTGATGGATCTTTCCATGCGGTACCCCGCGCTCTATGCCGCGCTCGGCCTGCATCCGATCGTGATTGAGCGACACCTTGATGAGCACATTGAGAGGCTTGATGAGCTCCTGCAGACCGCAGGAGACAAACTTGTCGCCATCGGTGAGATCGGCCTCGATCTTTATCGTGAGGATCCTCAGTTTGAGCGCCAGCAGACGATCCTCGACGCGCAGCTCAGGCTGGCGAAGCGCCACGATCTGCCGGTGATCCTCCATTCAAGACGCACGCACGATAAGCTGGCGATGCACCTGAAACGCATCGATCTGCCTCGCAGGGGCGTAGTGCACGGTTTTTCCGGCAGCCTGCAGCAGGCGCAGCGTTTTATTGAGCTGGGCTATAAAATCGGCGTCGGTGGCACCATCACCTATCCGCGCGCCAGTAAAACCAGGGACGTAATGGCACAGCTGCCGCTGTCGGCGCTTCTGCTGGAAACCGACGCGCCGGATATGCCGCTGAATGGTTTTCAGGGTCAGCCGAATCGCCCGGAACAGGCGGCGCGCGTGTTCACCACCCTGTGTGAACTGCGAAAAGAGCCTGAAGAGGTGATTGCCGATGCGCTGCTGGAAAATACCCGTTCGGTATTTGGCATCACGCTATAG
- a CDS encoding patatin-like phospholipase family protein encodes MGQRIPVTLGNIAPLTLKPFRAGQLALVCEGGGQRGIFTAGVLDEFMRAQFNPFDLYFGTSAGAQNLSAYVCNQPGYARKVIMRYTTAKEFFNPVRFVRGGNLIDLDWLLEATSSQMPLAMDTAARLFDSGKEFWMCASRGDDYSPGYFSPQKENWLDIIRASSAIPGFYRTGALLDGISYLDGGISDAVPVQEAARRGAKTIVVIRTVPSQMYYTPQWFKRMERWLGDSSLQPLVNIAKQHETTYGAMQRFIEKPPGKLRIFEIYPPKPLLSMALGSRVPALRMDYKTGRLCGRYFLATVGKMLAEQPPLHRHKRIIMPPAIVANDALTMPLVDIPQANDALLDNEDLA; translated from the coding sequence GTGGGGCAACGAATTCCCGTTACGCTCGGCAATATTGCGCCGCTGACGTTAAAACCGTTTCGCGCAGGTCAACTCGCGCTGGTTTGCGAGGGGGGAGGGCAGCGCGGCATTTTCACCGCCGGCGTGCTGGATGAATTTATGCGCGCGCAGTTCAACCCGTTTGACCTTTACTTCGGCACGTCTGCCGGGGCGCAGAACCTCTCTGCCTATGTTTGTAATCAACCTGGCTACGCGCGAAAGGTCATCATGCGCTACACCACGGCAAAAGAATTTTTTAATCCGGTGCGCTTTGTGCGCGGCGGCAACCTGATCGATCTCGACTGGCTACTGGAAGCGACCTCCAGCCAGATGCCGCTGGCCATGGATACCGCTGCCCGTCTGTTTGATAGCGGCAAAGAGTTCTGGATGTGCGCCAGCCGGGGCGATGACTATTCGCCGGGCTATTTTTCTCCTCAGAAGGAAAACTGGCTGGACATCATCCGTGCCTCCAGCGCGATCCCCGGCTTTTATCGTACGGGAGCCCTGCTGGACGGCATTAGCTATCTGGACGGTGGGATCAGTGACGCGGTGCCGGTTCAGGAAGCCGCCCGGCGCGGGGCGAAAACCATTGTGGTGATCCGAACCGTACCGTCGCAAATGTATTACACGCCGCAGTGGTTTAAACGGATGGAGCGCTGGTTGGGCGACAGCAGCCTGCAGCCGCTGGTGAACATCGCGAAGCAGCATGAAACCACCTACGGCGCGATGCAGCGCTTCATTGAAAAACCGCCGGGCAAACTGCGTATTTTTGAAATCTATCCACCTAAGCCGCTGCTGAGCATGGCCCTGGGCAGTCGCGTCCCTGCGCTGCGCATGGATTACAAAACGGGGCGGCTGTGCGGGCGCTATTTCCTGGCGACGGTAGGCAAAATGCTGGCGGAGCAACCGCCGCTTCATCGCCATAAACGCATTATTATGCCGCCTGCCATTGTCGCCAACGACGCCCTGACGATGCCGCTGGTGGATATTCCGCAGGCGAATGACGCTTTACTGGATAACGAGGATCTGGCGTGA
- a CDS encoding DUF1328 domain-containing protein yields the protein MFRWGIIFLVIALIAAALGFGGLAGTAAWAAKIVFVVGIILFLVSLFTGRRRP from the coding sequence ATGTTTCGTTGGGGCATTATATTTCTGGTTATCGCGTTAATTGCCGCCGCATTGGGCTTTGGTGGACTGGCAGGTACAGCGGCATGGGCAGCTAAAATTGTCTTCGTTGTGGGTATTATTCTGTTCCTGGTCAGCCTGTTTACGGGTCGTAGACGTCCGTAG
- the osmY gene encoding molecular chaperone OsmY has translation MNMTRLKISKTLLAVTLGSVLVSGSALAESTTMDKAQSTADTAGQKIDSSMNKVGNFMDDSSITAKVKAALVDDESIKSTDISVKTDKKVVTLSGFVESQAQAEQAVKVAKGVEGVASVSDKLHVRDGKNASVKGYAGDAATTSEIKAKLLADDIVPSRKVKVETTDGVVQLSGTVDSQAQSERAESIAKAIDGVKSVKNDLKTK, from the coding sequence ATGAATATGACAAGACTGAAGATTTCGAAAACTCTGCTGGCTGTAACCCTGGGTAGCGTTCTGGTGAGCGGTTCCGCCCTGGCGGAAAGCACCACCATGGATAAAGCACAGTCCACTGCCGATACCGCAGGGCAAAAAATCGATAGCTCTATGAATAAAGTCGGCAACTTCATGGATGACAGCTCAATCACAGCAAAAGTGAAAGCCGCACTGGTGGATGATGAATCCATCAAAAGTACCGATATTTCCGTTAAGACCGACAAGAAAGTGGTCACGCTGAGCGGCTTCGTGGAAAGCCAGGCTCAGGCCGAGCAGGCGGTGAAAGTCGCGAAGGGCGTCGAAGGTGTTGCCTCCGTCAGCGATAAGCTGCACGTACGTGACGGTAAAAACGCGTCGGTGAAAGGTTATGCCGGTGATGCCGCTACTACCAGCGAAATCAAAGCTAAACTTTTAGCGGATGACATCGTGCCGTCCCGTAAGGTGAAAGTAGAAACCACCGATGGTGTGGTTCAGCTTTCCGGTACGGTAGATTCGCAGGCGCAAAGTGAACGCGCCGAGTCCATCGCGAAAGCGATTGACGGTGTGAAAAGCGTTAAAAACGATCTGAAAACGAAGTAA
- the prfC gene encoding peptide chain release factor 3 — protein sequence MTLSPYLQEVAKRRTFAIISHPDAGKTTITEKVLLFGQAIQTAGTVKGRGSSQHAKSDWMEMEKQRGISITTSVMQFPYHDCLVNLLDTPGHEDFSEDTYRTLTAVDCCLMVIDAAKGVEDRTRKLMEVTRLRDTPILTFMNKLDRDIRDPMEVMDEVESELKIACAPITWPIGCGKLFKGVYHLYKDETYLYQTGKGHTIQDVRVVKGLDNPELDVAVGEELAAQLRDELELVKGASHEFDKELFLSGEITPVFFGTALGNFGVDHMLDGLVEWAPRPMPRKTDTREVEAQEEKFTGFVFKIQANMDPKHRDRVAFMRVVSGKYEKGMKLRQVRTGKDVVISDALTFMAGDRSHVEEAYPGDIIGLHNHGTIQIGDTFTQGEMMKFTGIPNFAPELFRRIRLRDPLKQKQLLKGLVQLSEEGAVQVFRPIANNDLIVGAVGVLQFDVVVARLKSEYNVEAIYESVNVATARWVECSDVKKFEEFKRKNEIQLALDGGDNLTYIAPTMVNLNLTQERYPDVQFRKTREH from the coding sequence ATGACGTTGTCTCCTTATCTGCAAGAGGTGGCCAAGCGCCGCACTTTTGCCATTATCTCCCACCCGGATGCCGGTAAAACGACCATCACCGAGAAGGTGTTGCTGTTCGGACAGGCGATCCAGACTGCGGGTACCGTTAAAGGCCGTGGCTCCAGCCAGCATGCAAAATCTGACTGGATGGAGATGGAAAAGCAGCGTGGTATTTCGATTACCACCTCCGTGATGCAGTTCCCGTATCACGACTGCCTGGTGAACCTGCTGGATACCCCGGGCCACGAAGACTTCTCCGAAGATACCTACCGTACCCTGACGGCGGTGGACTGCTGTCTGATGGTGATCGACGCCGCGAAAGGTGTAGAAGACCGGACCCGTAAGCTGATGGAAGTTACCCGTCTGCGCGATACGCCGATCCTCACCTTTATGAACAAACTCGACCGTGACATCCGTGACCCGATGGAAGTGATGGACGAAGTGGAAAGCGAGCTGAAAATCGCCTGTGCGCCCATCACCTGGCCAATTGGCTGCGGTAAGCTGTTCAAAGGGGTGTATCACCTCTATAAAGACGAAACCTATCTGTATCAGACCGGTAAAGGCCACACCATTCAGGACGTTCGCGTGGTGAAAGGTCTGGATAACCCTGAGCTGGACGTGGCAGTCGGCGAAGAGCTGGCCGCGCAGCTGCGCGACGAACTGGAGCTGGTCAAAGGTGCGTCTCACGAGTTCGACAAAGAGCTGTTCCTGAGCGGTGAAATCACCCCGGTCTTCTTCGGTACCGCGCTGGGTAACTTCGGCGTTGACCACATGCTGGACGGTCTGGTGGAGTGGGCGCCGCGCCCGATGCCGCGTAAAACCGACACCCGTGAAGTGGAAGCGCAGGAAGAGAAATTCACCGGCTTCGTGTTCAAAATTCAGGCCAACATGGACCCGAAACACCGCGATCGCGTGGCCTTTATGCGCGTGGTGTCCGGTAAGTATGAAAAGGGCATGAAGCTGCGCCAGGTGCGTACCGGTAAAGACGTGGTGATCTCCGACGCGCTGACCTTTATGGCGGGCGACCGTTCGCACGTTGAAGAGGCGTATCCGGGCGACATCATCGGTCTGCACAACCACGGCACTATTCAGATCGGCGATACCTTCACCCAGGGTGAAATGATGAAGTTCACCGGTATTCCGAACTTCGCACCGGAGCTGTTCCGTCGTATTCGTCTGCGCGATCCGCTGAAGCAGAAACAGCTGCTGAAAGGCCTGGTTCAGCTCTCCGAGGAGGGCGCCGTGCAGGTGTTCCGCCCAATCGCGAACAACGATCTGATCGTGGGTGCGGTCGGCGTGCTGCAGTTCGACGTGGTTGTTGCGCGTCTGAAGAGCGAGTACAACGTGGAAGCGATTTACGAGTCCGTGAACGTCGCGACCGCGCGCTGGGTTGAGTGTTCTGACGTGAAGAAATTCGAAGAATTTAAGCGTAAGAACGAAATTCAGCTGGCGCTGGATGGCGGCGATAACCTGACCTATATCGCACCAACCATGGTGAACCTGAACCTGACGCAGGAACGTTATCCTGACGTTCAGTTCCGTAAAACCCGCGAGCACTAA
- the yjjG gene encoding pyrimidine 5'-nucleotidase, whose translation MKWDWIFFDADETLFTFDSFGGLQRMFLDYSVTFTAEDFQDYQAVNKPLWVDYQNGAITALQLQHQRFDVWAERLKVSPGTLNEAFLNAMADICAPLPGAVSLLNALKGKVKLGIITNGFTALQQIRLERTGLRDHFDALVISEEVGVPKPDPRIFDYALSQAGNPDRDRVLMVGDTAESDILGGMNAGLSTVWLNAHGRVKPEGIEPTWTVTSLNELEQLLCKQ comes from the coding sequence ATGAAATGGGACTGGATTTTCTTTGATGCCGACGAAACGCTGTTTACGTTCGATTCGTTCGGCGGCCTGCAGCGGATGTTTCTCGACTATAGCGTGACCTTCACCGCTGAAGATTTTCAGGACTATCAGGCGGTAAACAAGCCGCTGTGGGTGGATTACCAGAACGGTGCCATCACCGCGTTACAGCTTCAGCACCAGCGTTTTGACGTCTGGGCGGAACGCTTAAAGGTCAGTCCGGGGACGCTGAACGAGGCGTTCCTGAACGCGATGGCCGATATCTGTGCGCCACTGCCGGGTGCGGTTTCCCTGCTGAATGCGTTGAAAGGCAAGGTGAAACTGGGGATCATCACCAACGGTTTTACCGCCCTGCAGCAGATCCGCCTCGAGCGCACCGGCCTGCGCGATCATTTCGACGCGCTGGTGATCTCCGAAGAGGTGGGCGTACCTAAACCGGATCCGCGTATTTTCGATTATGCGCTGTCGCAGGCAGGTAATCCTGACCGCGATCGCGTCCTGATGGTGGGTGATACGGCAGAGTCAGATATCCTGGGCGGAATGAATGCCGGTCTGTCGACCGTCTGGCTCAACGCGCATGGCCGCGTGAAGCCTGAAGGCATCGAGCCGACCTGGACCGTAACGTCGTTGAACGAACTGGAGCAACTCCTGTGTAAACAATGA
- the rimI gene encoding ribosomal protein S18-alanine N-acetyltransferase, whose translation MNTISSLTTPDLTTAFAIETRAHAFPWSEKTFASNQGERYLNFRLDVDGTMAAFAITQVVLDEATLFNIAVDPAFQRRGLGRELLEHLIRELETRDVFTLWLEVRASNVAAIALYESLGFNEATIRRNYYPTAEGREDAIIMALPIG comes from the coding sequence ATGAACACGATTTCTTCCCTCACGACGCCTGACCTGACCACAGCGTTTGCGATTGAAACACGCGCCCACGCCTTTCCGTGGAGCGAAAAAACCTTCGCCAGCAATCAGGGCGAACGGTATCTGAACTTCCGTCTGGACGTTGACGGCACCATGGCCGCCTTCGCGATCACGCAGGTTGTTCTTGATGAAGCGACGCTGTTTAATATTGCGGTTGATCCCGCGTTCCAGCGCCGTGGGCTGGGAAGAGAACTGCTCGAGCACCTCATTCGCGAGCTCGAAACCCGTGACGTTTTCACCCTGTGGCTGGAGGTGCGCGCGTCGAATGTCGCCGCCATCGCGCTCTATGAAAGCTTAGGCTTTAACGAGGCGACAATCCGCCGTAACTACTACCCCACCGCAGAGGGACGCGAAGACGCCATCATAATGGCTCTGCCGATTGGATAA
- a CDS encoding DNA polymerase III subunit psi, producing MTSRRDWQLQQLGITQWALRRPTALQGEIAISIPAHVRLVMVAEELPALNEPLIDDVLRSLKMTADQVLQLTPEHVAMLPPDSRCNSWRIGETNEIPLQGSQICTPALDELKANPKARSALWQQICEYEHDFFPHDA from the coding sequence ATGACATCCCGACGAGACTGGCAGTTGCAGCAGCTGGGCATTACCCAGTGGGCTTTGCGTCGCCCGACGGCGTTGCAGGGCGAAATCGCCATTTCCATCCCTGCGCACGTACGCCTGGTGATGGTGGCGGAAGAACTGCCTGCCCTGAATGAACCCCTGATCGATGATGTCCTTCGCAGCCTGAAGATGACGGCCGACCAGGTTTTACAGCTGACGCCAGAGCATGTCGCGATGCTTCCTCCTGATAGCCGCTGTAACAGCTGGCGTATCGGAGAGACAAACGAGATCCCCCTCCAGGGGAGCCAGATCTGCACGCCAGCGCTGGACGAACTGAAAGCCAACCCAAAAGCGCGCAGCGCGCTATGGCAACAAATCTGCGAATATGAACACGATTTCTTCCCTCACGACGCCTGA
- a CDS encoding DUF1435 domain-containing protein: MILVIIIVVRGQSMLNRALGSGWGVLLPGAILGGLMFADLSLDTWKAIIVSGLLVTSGMIWHKQLRHFVLLPSCVALVSGILVILMSLK; this comes from the coding sequence ATGATATTGGTTATCATTATCGTTGTGAGAGGGCAGAGCATGTTGAACAGGGCGCTTGGAAGTGGTTGGGGGGTATTGCTACCGGGAGCCATTCTCGGCGGGTTGATGTTTGCCGATCTCTCCCTTGATACCTGGAAGGCGATCATTGTGTCAGGCCTGTTAGTCACGTCAGGCATGATCTGGCATAAACAGCTGCGCCACTTTGTTTTACTGCCATCATGCGTAGCACTGGTCAGTGGAATTCTGGTGATATTGATGAGTTTGAAATAA
- a CDS encoding GGDEF domain-containing protein: MTSQSWRSLVHRKYQLSLRLFLFLNATSAVFSVTNPLNSVRLLSAPLIAIFSISTGLFVWHWRKRARKINIPVVSGIFGILWAWQIVSKFALITHDHATYLLIALLTVLFIGTLAFASNIKAFTLHSLPTFIVCLWLSDHDIWLRMTYSFALPVVAIAIHNILQTRNDRFAQELLSRLLEERETLTDLSMMDPLTGLYNRRGLQSRLENLPTVENGEHFVLLMDIDHFKAYNDHYGHMMGDQALKRVSAAIRDAVRSRDIVARFGGEEFMVLLTNISLEHARQTAERIRQKVYDLKIPHLFNESVATNVTISIGIAIFEDEDVEGALEKADKALYEAKHMGRNNILLSEELQTA, translated from the coding sequence ATGACATCACAATCCTGGCGGTCTTTGGTTCACAGAAAATATCAATTGTCGTTACGTTTATTTTTATTTCTGAACGCAACCTCGGCAGTGTTCTCGGTAACAAATCCGCTCAATTCTGTACGCCTGTTATCTGCCCCACTTATTGCTATTTTCTCCATCAGCACCGGTCTGTTCGTCTGGCACTGGAGAAAGCGCGCGCGGAAGATAAATATTCCCGTTGTTTCAGGGATCTTCGGTATTTTGTGGGCCTGGCAAATTGTGTCTAAATTCGCCTTAATTACCCACGACCACGCGACGTATTTGTTAATCGCCCTATTAACGGTACTTTTTATCGGAACCCTGGCATTCGCCAGTAATATCAAAGCATTTACGCTGCACTCATTGCCCACCTTTATTGTCTGCCTGTGGCTAAGCGATCACGATATATGGCTAAGAATGACCTATTCTTTCGCACTTCCTGTGGTGGCAATTGCCATTCATAACATTTTGCAAACGCGTAACGATCGTTTCGCTCAGGAATTGCTCTCTCGCCTGTTGGAAGAGCGAGAAACCCTTACCGATCTCAGCATGATGGACCCGCTTACCGGGCTCTATAATCGTCGCGGCCTGCAAAGCCGTCTGGAGAACCTGCCGACGGTAGAAAATGGCGAGCACTTTGTTCTGCTGATGGATATCGACCACTTTAAAGCCTACAACGATCATTATGGCCATATGATGGGCGACCAGGCGCTTAAGCGCGTCTCTGCGGCAATCCGCGACGCCGTGCGTTCTCGCGATATTGTGGCGCGTTTTGGCGGAGAAGAGTTTATGGTGCTGCTGACCAATATTTCACTCGAACATGCTCGCCAGACGGCCGAGCGGATCCGTCAGAAAGTCTACGATTTGAAAATCCCGCATCTGTTTAATGAGAGTGTCGCGACAAACGTCACCATCAGCATTGGTATTGCCATTTTCGAGGATGAAGACGTGGAAGGCGCGCTGGAAAAAGCGGACAAAGCCCTCTACGAAGCAAAGCATATGGGGCGCAATAACATTCTGTTGAGTGAAGAGCTGCAGACGGCATAA
- the fhuF gene encoding siderophore-iron reductase FhuF, translating into MATQTAHIVEPLLWRAPLTSGNVSLADAIRDKIAETRAHLLDFIRLDEAHPNHAMTLSEWRQPTKLQSLLATYSDHIYRNQPTLTRENKPLLSLWAQWYIGLMVPPLMLALLTQKSMLELSPDNFHVEFHETGRAACFWIALHEDQNGERLTAQERMEQLITQALIPVVEALEATGEINAKLIWSNTGYLIHWYLTEMKPLLGDENVDALRQSCFFAKQLSDGRDNPLFRTVVLRDGLLVRRTCCQRYRLPDVKQCGDCTLK; encoded by the coding sequence ATGGCTACGCAAACCGCACACATCGTCGAACCCCTCCTCTGGCGAGCGCCCCTCACCAGCGGGAATGTTTCGCTTGCGGATGCCATACGGGATAAGATTGCGGAGACGCGAGCCCACCTGCTGGACTTTATCCGGCTTGATGAAGCGCACCCGAACCACGCCATGACGCTCTCAGAGTGGCGTCAACCGACAAAACTGCAGTCGCTGCTGGCCACCTATTCCGACCATATCTATCGCAATCAGCCCACCCTTACGCGGGAAAATAAACCGCTGCTCTCTCTCTGGGCGCAGTGGTATATCGGGCTGATGGTGCCACCCCTCATGCTGGCGCTATTAACCCAGAAGAGCATGCTGGAACTCTCGCCGGATAATTTCCACGTCGAGTTTCACGAAACCGGGCGCGCAGCCTGTTTCTGGATTGCTCTCCACGAAGACCAGAACGGGGAACGCCTGACGGCTCAGGAGCGCATGGAGCAGCTTATCACCCAGGCCCTGATCCCAGTGGTGGAAGCGCTTGAAGCGACGGGAGAGATTAACGCGAAGCTTATCTGGAGCAATACGGGCTATTTAATCCACTGGTATTTAACGGAAATGAAGCCTCTGCTTGGTGATGAGAACGTTGATGCCCTGCGTCAGTCCTGTTTCTTTGCAAAACAGCTTTCCGATGGCCGCGACAACCCGTTATTCCGTACCGTCGTGCTCCGTGATGGGCTTCTGGTTCGCCGCACCTGCTGCCAGCGCTATCGCCTGCCGGACGTTAAGCAGTGCGGGGATTGCACGCTGAAATAA
- a CDS encoding PTS sugar transporter subunit IIC, with translation MSANHAAFNLIFRFVENYVSPIAGRISSQRHVMAIRDGFISAMPFMIVGSFLLVFAYPPFSPDTTWGFARAWLDMAKQFEGQILTPFDMTMGIMSIYICAAIAYNLGKHYVKSHQLDPFMCAMLSLMAFLLVAAPKTKGTLPVDSLGGTGIFTAILVAIYCVEMMRFLKAHNIGIRLPDQVPPMIKNSFDLLIPVLVVVLTLYPLSLLIQSQFGMLIPQAIMSVFKPLVSAADSLPAILLAVLIGHLLWFAGIHGAAIVSGMLQMFWLTNLGANQTALAASQPLPHIFMEAFWTFFIVIGGSGATMGLVICYLRSRSAHLRSIGRLSVVPSFFNINEPVIFGTPIVMNPVFFIPFLLAPMVNAVLAWAAMTFDLIGRVISVVPWTAPAPIGAAWALGWDFRAAILVVVLACVSAIIYFPFFKVYEKQLLEQEAEEAQRNAEEDNQQVA, from the coding sequence ATGTCTGCCAACCATGCTGCGTTTAACCTGATATTCCGTTTTGTTGAAAATTACGTGAGCCCGATTGCCGGGCGGATCTCTTCCCAGCGTCATGTCATGGCTATCCGTGATGGGTTTATCTCCGCGATGCCATTTATGATTGTGGGTTCATTTTTGTTAGTGTTCGCATACCCGCCGTTTTCGCCGGATACCACCTGGGGTTTCGCCCGAGCCTGGCTGGATATGGCGAAGCAGTTTGAAGGCCAGATTCTGACGCCTTTTGATATGACGATGGGCATTATGTCCATTTATATTTGTGCGGCCATTGCCTACAACCTTGGCAAACACTATGTCAAATCGCACCAGTTAGACCCGTTTATGTGTGCCATGCTGTCGCTGATGGCGTTTCTGCTGGTCGCGGCACCGAAAACCAAAGGCACGCTGCCAGTCGACAGCCTGGGTGGGACGGGCATTTTTACTGCGATTCTGGTGGCGATCTACTGCGTTGAGATGATGCGTTTCCTCAAGGCGCATAACATCGGTATTCGCCTGCCAGACCAGGTACCTCCGATGATCAAAAACTCTTTTGATCTGCTCATCCCGGTGCTGGTGGTGGTGTTGACGCTTTATCCTCTGAGCCTGCTCATTCAGTCTCAGTTCGGCATGCTGATCCCGCAGGCCATTATGTCGGTCTTTAAACCTCTGGTTTCCGCAGCGGATTCCCTGCCTGCGATCCTGCTGGCCGTGTTGATTGGCCATCTGCTGTGGTTCGCCGGGATCCACGGCGCCGCCATCGTCTCCGGGATGCTGCAGATGTTCTGGCTGACCAACCTGGGTGCGAACCAGACCGCGCTGGCCGCCAGCCAGCCTCTGCCGCATATTTTTATGGAGGCGTTCTGGACGTTCTTTATCGTGATTGGCGGGTCGGGAGCCACGATGGGCTTGGTGATTTGCTATTTGCGTAGCCGTTCAGCGCATTTACGCTCTATCGGGCGTTTGAGCGTGGTACCCAGCTTCTTTAACATCAATGAACCCGTCATTTTCGGTACGCCAATCGTGATGAACCCGGTGTTCTTTATTCCATTCCTGCTGGCACCGATGGTAAATGCCGTGCTGGCCTGGGCGGCGATGACGTTTGACCTGATTGGCCGCGTCATCTCAGTGGTCCCCTGGACGGCACCGGCGCCAATAGGCGCAGCGTGGGCTCTGGGCTGGGATTTCCGCGCGGCTATTCTGGTTGTGGTTCTGGCCTGCGTATCGGCAATCATCTACTTCCCGTTCTTCAAAGTTTACGAGAAACAGCTGCTGGAGCAGGAAGCGGAAGAAGCGCAGCGTAACGCGGAAGAGGACAATCAGCAGGTGGCTTAG
- a CDS encoding YbaK/EbsC family protein, which yields MSLQSVQQFFADNAPDIDVIELSQSTATVALAAAAHRVEPGQIAKTLSLKVKNEVILVVAKGDARLDNKKLKDTFGAKARMLSSDEVVTITGHPVGGVCPFGLENPLAVYCDISLKQYAEVLPAAGAIHSAVRISPDRMAELTSAKWVDVCI from the coding sequence ATGAGTTTGCAGTCTGTACAGCAGTTTTTTGCCGACAACGCGCCGGATATAGACGTTATTGAACTTAGTCAGAGTACCGCTACCGTTGCGTTGGCTGCTGCCGCCCATCGCGTTGAACCGGGACAAATCGCCAAAACCTTGTCATTAAAAGTGAAAAATGAGGTGATTCTGGTGGTAGCGAAAGGTGATGCACGCCTGGATAACAAAAAGCTGAAAGACACGTTTGGTGCAAAAGCGCGCATGCTCAGCAGTGATGAAGTGGTGACCATCACCGGTCACCCCGTTGGCGGCGTATGCCCGTTCGGCCTGGAAAACCCGCTCGCGGTTTACTGCGATATCTCGCTAAAGCAGTACGCCGAAGTCCTGCCCGCAGCAGGCGCAATTCATAGTGCCGTGCGTATTTCACCTGACAGAATGGCAGAGCTGACCTCCGCAAAATGGGTTGATGTTTGCATCTGA
- a CDS encoding IS1-like element IS1A family transposase (programmed frameshift), translated as MASVSISCPSCSATDGVVRNGKSTAGHQRYLCSHCRKTWQLQFTYTASQPGTHQKIIDMAMNGVGCRATARIMGVGLNTILRHFKKLRPQSVTSRIQPGSDVIVCAEMDEQWGYVGAKSRQRWLFYAYDRLRKTVVAHVFGERTMATLGRLMSLLSPFDVVIWMTDGWPLYESRLKGKLHVISKRYTQRIERHNLNLRQHLARLGRKSLSFSKSVELHDKVIGHYLNIKHYQ; from the exons GTGGCTTCTGTTTCTATCAGCTGTCCCTCCTGTTCAGCTACTGACGGGGTGGTGCGTAACGGTAAAAGTACTGCCGGACATCAGCGCTATCTCTGCTCTCACTGCCGTAAAACATGGCAGTTACAGTTCACATACACCGCCTCTCAACCCGGTACGCACCAGAAAATCATTGATATGGCCATGAATGGCGTTGGATGCCGGGCAACCGCCCGCATTATGGGCGTTGGCCTCAACACGATTTTACGTCACT TTAAAAAACTCAGGCCGCAGTCGGTAACCTCGCGCATACAGCCGGGCAGTGACGTCATCGTCTGCGCGGAAATGGACGAACAGTGGGGCTACGTCGGGGCTAAATCGCGCCAGCGCTGGCTGTTTTACGCGTATGACAGGCTCCGGAAGACGGTTGTTGCGCACGTATTCGGTGAACGCACTATGGCGACGCTGGGGCGTCTTATGAGCCTGCTGTCACCCTTTGACGTGGTGATATGGATGACGGATGGCTGGCCGCTGTATGAATCCCGCCTGAAGGGAAAGCTGCACGTAATCAGCAAGCGATATACGCAGCGAATTGAGCGGCATAACCTGAATCTGAGGCAGCACCTGGCACGGCTGGGACGGAAGTCGCTGTCGTTCTCAAAATCGGTGGAGCTGCATGATAAAGTCATCGGGCATTATCTGAACATAAAACACTATCAATAA